A window from Leptothermofonsia sichuanensis E412 encodes these proteins:
- a CDS encoding ABC1 kinase family protein produces MFSRLAQNSTRQREIAEVVLRNGWGYMRRLLTGTRAEEPQLPPPAVLRNILVELGPVYVKLGQLLSTRPDLLPQEYITELTALQAEVPPVPWQDVEVVIRQQLRTPLEEAFKMINPQPVAAGSIAQTHRATLADGREVALKIQRPGIEIVIEQDIALIRSLADLVSRTNFGRYYDLKTLAEEFATSLRGELDFSLEAAHTDQLRRNLSDSRWFDPDRLVVPEIYWDLTTSKLLVMEWLDGVPLLLANFSGVGFAGDSKAERQAVVSLLVRAFFQQIYIDGFFHADPHPGNLFYLQDGRIALLDCGMVGRLDPRTQQILTEMLLAIVNLDAQRCTQLTLQLAESIEPVNLARLENDYDRLLRRYFNVSLSQISFSQLFYEVLQKARSNHLRIPGNMGLYAKTVANLEGVARKLDPDFNFSEQVKPLMTDLFRRQLVGEAPIQALLRTALDLKNLGLQSPRQVELLLERITTETLQWNLNMRDMDGLRRSIDDSANRLSLSILVGALIMGAALTLANGGTGLLFWVSVVLFFSASFLGLWLIVSILRSGRLR; encoded by the coding sequence ATGTTTTCACGTCTTGCCCAGAACAGTACCCGTCAACGCGAAATTGCTGAGGTTGTTTTGCGGAATGGTTGGGGCTATATGCGTCGGTTGCTGACTGGCACTCGTGCCGAAGAACCTCAACTGCCTCCACCAGCTGTCCTGCGCAACATCCTGGTGGAATTAGGTCCCGTCTATGTCAAGCTGGGGCAACTCCTCAGTACCCGTCCAGACCTGTTGCCGCAGGAGTACATTACTGAACTGACCGCATTACAGGCAGAGGTGCCGCCAGTTCCCTGGCAGGATGTTGAAGTGGTCATTCGGCAGCAACTCCGCACCCCATTGGAGGAAGCGTTTAAGATGATTAATCCCCAACCTGTGGCTGCCGGGTCGATCGCCCAAACCCATCGCGCGACCCTGGCGGACGGTCGAGAGGTTGCCCTTAAAATTCAGCGTCCGGGCATTGAGATTGTGATTGAGCAGGATATTGCTTTGATTCGTAGCCTTGCCGATCTGGTGAGCCGGACTAACTTTGGACGATATTACGACCTCAAGACTCTGGCAGAAGAGTTTGCAACTTCACTCCGGGGGGAACTGGATTTTTCCCTGGAGGCTGCCCACACCGATCAACTGCGACGCAATCTCTCGGACAGTCGCTGGTTTGACCCCGATCGCCTGGTTGTTCCTGAAATCTACTGGGACCTGACAACCAGTAAGCTGCTGGTGATGGAGTGGCTGGATGGGGTGCCCCTGTTGCTGGCAAACTTTTCCGGCGTGGGGTTTGCGGGTGACTCCAAAGCAGAAAGACAGGCTGTGGTGAGTCTGCTGGTGCGGGCATTTTTCCAGCAGATTTATATTGATGGCTTCTTCCATGCAGATCCTCACCCTGGAAACCTGTTTTATTTACAGGACGGACGCATAGCTTTACTGGACTGCGGCATGGTAGGACGGTTAGACCCTCGCACACAGCAGATACTAACGGAAATGTTACTGGCGATCGTTAACCTGGATGCTCAACGCTGCACCCAACTGACCCTGCAACTGGCAGAGTCAATCGAGCCGGTCAACCTTGCCCGGTTGGAAAATGACTACGATCGCCTGCTCCGGCGTTACTTCAATGTCAGTCTGTCCCAGATCAGCTTCAGCCAGTTATTTTACGAAGTCTTGCAGAAAGCCCGGTCTAACCATTTGCGCATTCCGGGCAATATGGGGCTGTATGCCAAAACCGTTGCCAACCTAGAAGGTGTTGCCCGTAAGCTTGATCCGGACTTTAACTTCTCTGAGCAGGTGAAGCCTTTAATGACAGACCTGTTCCGACGGCAGTTGGTGGGGGAAGCTCCCATCCAGGCATTGTTGAGAACCGCCCTGGATTTGAAGAACCTGGGGCTTCAGTCTCCCCGTCAGGTCGAACTGTTACTGGAGCGCATTACGACTGAAACGTTGCAATGGAATTTGAACATGCGGGACATGGACGGTTTGCGCCGCAGTATCGATGATTCTGCTAACCGTCTCTCCCTCAGCATTCTGGTGGGTGCTCTGATTATGGGTGCCGCCCTGACCCTGGCGAACGGAGGGACTGGGCTTTTGTTTTGGGTCAGTGTTGTGTTGTTCTTCTCTGCCAGTTTTCTGGGTCTATGGTTGATTGTGAGTATTTTGCGATCGGGACGGTTGCGCTAA
- a CDS encoding tetratricopeptide repeat-containing protein yields the protein MSQSVSNIATTAALAAAQQFHRQLQLNARVACQRYHWWQRGVIALVLSSIALAVLPCLLQGAANRMGLLQAGRAGLMIAGLVFAALVVQPDRFREDQDWLTLSAGTAATERAIYLYRTQLQQSSNRNLWLNQQIARIQQQVQERLRGSRQLLSTTPSVGDLSDDADDLQAEDYLQQRLLPQLEQARQQAGQLLISRDRHQSGILGCLGLIVLLPIVNSDGLGWGAIAPAIGLAFLLWVRVSNLNHWLDTQNQIAIGLALLKDYWQSLPPSEQTAQAYFRLVLATETLIEAPYRQVADQTKDSLELLQTTDAFQMQSYMAQPLPVALAQAVQVAIPPSRSEALMEVPEPAVPDSCPESAPESAPESAPESSSEPAPNGKRMPEPVKPAPTEPTILAPVPPPHRDRPHAFVVMPFGRKQGPDGRWIDFNNIYQNLIKPAIEEAGFESFRADEEAASGDILADMFQELLLADLVVADLSIDNANVFYELGIRHALRRRGSVHIQAGRSYMPFDIFNVRTLVYHCDDSGCADRQFLTKDKQALINMIQATWTSERSRTHSPIFNLLTGLPEPDRKALRTPLAEGYWREYNSLQSLIAIAQRQKRIGDVILLAEEVSNPLIKEDIITEAGKALKSMGNSALALKQYRQGLKINPESITFRCEEAYHLSRLGQFDEAIVKLEDLIREQPACVDATTYLARIYKDLWKQNWISITDEQLRIQAAYATSCLLQKSIENYLRGYFIDQNKYYPGINALTLIALLDHLAEIAPFSSGDADEAAYRNRRSVLQGAVQFCLESNLLKCPNDYWAALSLGDLAVCAAESPQQVATAYRKALAILWNNKYALQATLDQLKLMELFGFRPEHVQAGITVLEYGLKRFEQRNQQFVRSEPDEVTQPTQVFMFTGHMIDHPNRTKPRFPAAMEAEAAQRIEHSLDRLQANSNCIAISPGIACGGDILFLEACLKRNMRAEVYLPFDPSEFIQQSVSFAGDHWVERFYNIYNHPNVIVHLQGNRLGPVPAGDDVYARNNRWALYSTLVYDIKGVRLIALWNGQGGDGLGGTADMVKQVKQLGGMVDHIDTTKFDYWKQHSPSSTISDSDNSTHGISAGF from the coding sequence ATGAGTCAGAGTGTATCCAATATTGCGACGACTGCGGCTCTGGCCGCTGCTCAACAGTTCCACCGCCAGCTTCAGCTCAATGCCAGAGTTGCCTGTCAGCGTTATCACTGGTGGCAGAGGGGAGTCATTGCGCTTGTGCTCAGTTCGATCGCCCTGGCAGTGCTGCCCTGTTTGCTTCAGGGTGCAGCCAACCGGATGGGGCTGCTTCAAGCTGGTCGAGCCGGGTTGATGATAGCAGGGCTGGTTTTTGCTGCATTGGTGGTTCAACCTGATCGCTTCCGGGAGGATCAGGACTGGCTTACCCTGAGTGCTGGCACCGCAGCGACTGAACGGGCTATTTATCTCTACCGCACCCAACTACAGCAGTCCTCTAACCGCAACCTGTGGCTGAATCAGCAGATTGCCAGAATTCAGCAACAGGTGCAGGAGCGGTTACGAGGCAGTCGGCAGTTGCTGTCTACTACGCCCTCTGTCGGTGACCTGAGTGATGATGCAGACGATTTGCAAGCAGAGGACTATTTGCAGCAACGTCTGCTACCTCAGTTAGAGCAGGCAAGGCAGCAGGCAGGACAACTACTGATCAGCCGCGATCGCCACCAGTCAGGAATTCTGGGATGCCTTGGGCTGATCGTGCTGTTGCCAATTGTGAATTCGGATGGGTTGGGCTGGGGGGCGATCGCCCCTGCCATTGGACTGGCATTTTTGCTCTGGGTCAGGGTCAGTAACCTCAACCACTGGCTCGATACTCAGAATCAGATAGCCATCGGTCTGGCACTGCTCAAGGATTACTGGCAAAGCTTGCCACCGTCAGAGCAAACCGCTCAGGCATATTTTCGGCTGGTGCTCGCGACCGAAACGTTGATTGAGGCTCCCTATCGCCAGGTTGCAGACCAGACGAAGGACTCCCTGGAACTGCTGCAAACCACAGATGCATTTCAAATGCAGTCTTATATGGCTCAACCATTGCCAGTCGCCCTTGCGCAAGCGGTGCAGGTCGCCATTCCACCAAGCCGTTCAGAGGCGTTGATGGAAGTACCGGAGCCTGCGGTTCCCGATTCCTGCCCCGAATCTGCCCCAGAATCCGCTCCCGAATCTGCCCCAGAATCCTCATCTGAACCAGCACCGAATGGAAAGAGGATGCCAGAACCAGTTAAGCCTGCTCCCACTGAACCCACGATACTGGCACCAGTGCCGCCACCCCACCGCGATCGCCCCCATGCCTTTGTGGTCATGCCCTTTGGACGCAAACAAGGACCGGACGGGCGCTGGATTGACTTCAACAACATCTACCAGAACCTGATCAAACCCGCCATTGAAGAAGCTGGCTTTGAATCCTTCCGGGCGGATGAAGAAGCTGCCAGCGGTGACATTCTGGCAGATATGTTTCAGGAATTGCTGCTGGCAGATCTGGTGGTGGCTGACCTCAGCATTGACAATGCCAACGTCTTCTATGAGCTGGGCATTCGCCATGCCCTGCGGCGGCGAGGCTCAGTCCATATTCAGGCAGGACGTTCCTACATGCCGTTTGATATCTTCAACGTCCGCACCCTGGTTTACCACTGTGATGACAGCGGCTGTGCTGACAGGCAGTTTCTTACCAAGGACAAACAGGCCCTGATCAATATGATCCAGGCGACCTGGACTTCCGAGCGCAGCCGCACCCATAGCCCCATTTTCAATTTGCTGACTGGCCTGCCCGAACCCGATCGCAAAGCCCTGCGCACCCCCTTAGCAGAGGGCTACTGGCGGGAATACAACTCATTGCAATCTCTGATTGCGATCGCCCAGCGGCAAAAGCGCATTGGAGATGTGATTTTGCTGGCAGAGGAGGTCAGCAACCCCCTGATCAAGGAAGACATTATCACCGAAGCGGGCAAGGCACTCAAAAGTATGGGGAATTCTGCCCTTGCCCTCAAGCAGTATCGCCAGGGTCTTAAAATTAACCCGGAAAGTATTACCTTCCGTTGCGAAGAGGCCTACCATCTGAGCCGTCTGGGGCAATTTGATGAGGCGATCGTTAAACTGGAAGATCTGATTCGGGAACAACCAGCCTGCGTGGATGCCACCACCTATCTGGCTCGGATTTATAAAGATTTATGGAAACAAAACTGGATTTCGATTACCGATGAGCAACTGCGAATTCAGGCTGCCTATGCAACCTCCTGTCTATTGCAAAAGTCAATTGAAAACTATCTCCGTGGGTATTTCATCGATCAAAACAAATACTATCCCGGCATTAACGCGCTCACCTTAATTGCCCTGCTGGATCACCTGGCAGAAATCGCTCCGTTCTCCAGTGGTGACGCTGATGAAGCCGCTTACCGCAACAGGCGATCTGTGCTTCAGGGGGCGGTCCAGTTTTGTCTGGAAAGCAATTTGCTGAAATGCCCCAACGACTACTGGGCGGCTCTTTCCCTGGGAGATCTGGCGGTGTGTGCGGCAGAGTCCCCCCAGCAGGTGGCAACGGCCTACCGAAAAGCGCTGGCAATACTCTGGAACAATAAATATGCTTTGCAGGCGACCCTTGATCAGTTGAAGCTGATGGAACTGTTCGGATTTCGTCCAGAGCATGTGCAGGCGGGCATCACTGTTTTGGAATACGGGCTGAAGCGCTTTGAACAGCGCAACCAGCAATTTGTTCGTTCTGAACCGGACGAAGTCACCCAACCAACGCAGGTATTTATGTTCACCGGGCATATGATAGACCATCCGAATCGCACGAAACCTCGATTTCCGGCAGCAATGGAGGCGGAAGCTGCCCAGCGAATTGAACACTCATTAGATCGATTGCAAGCCAATAGCAACTGTATTGCCATTTCACCAGGCATTGCCTGTGGGGGAGACATTCTTTTCCTGGAAGCCTGCCTCAAACGCAATATGCGGGCAGAGGTATACCTGCCCTTTGACCCCTCAGAGTTTATTCAACAGTCGGTCAGTTTTGCCGGCGACCACTGGGTAGAGCGGTTCTACAACATTTACAACCATCCCAATGTGATTGTGCATCTTCAGGGTAATCGTCTGGGTCCGGTGCCCGCTGGAGACGATGTTTATGCACGGAATAACCGCTGGGCACTGTATTCAACCCTGGTATACGACATTAAGGGGGTGAGGTTGATTGCCCTGTGGAACGGGCAGGGAGGCGATGGGCTGGGCGGTACGGCGGATATGGTGAAACAGGTGAAACAGTTGGGAGGGATGGTTGATCACATTGACACGACCAAATTTGACTACTGGAAACAGCACAGTCCATCCAGCACCATCAGCGATTCCGATAACAGCACCCATGGAATTTCAGCAGGTTTTTAA
- a CDS encoding mannose-1-phosphate guanylyltransferase codes for MTYPSLVPVILAGGKGERFWPLSRKHRPKQFLSLDGSGKSLLQATADRLQAITGGWQSVWVVTAAHLAEGVQEQLPDLPLENLLVEPEGRDTAPAVAWSTLEITQRYGRDTVVGFFPADHWIEDESAFQATLQAAAELAAKEAAIVTLGIAPTFPSTGYGYIKQGEQAGSFGVNSGSGQGFPAYRVDRFTEKPDRSTAEQFLETRQFSWNSGMFIFRAGVALDELNIYAPEILGPLEEKGVAAYPEIPKKSIDYALMEKTGQAYVLPVSFGWDDLGDWNAIERLLKSDNPNVELARHIGLDTQGALFYATNQDDLIVTIGLEDTVIVRDGNVTLIVKKDRTQEIKHVLKEIQADPQFKDLL; via the coding sequence CTCAGCCTGGATGGCAGCGGTAAAAGCCTGCTCCAGGCAACGGCTGACCGGCTCCAGGCAATCACAGGCGGGTGGCAGTCTGTCTGGGTGGTGACCGCCGCCCATCTGGCAGAGGGAGTACAGGAGCAGTTACCTGACCTGCCTCTTGAAAACCTGCTGGTGGAACCCGAAGGGAGGGATACTGCGCCTGCTGTTGCCTGGAGCACGCTTGAAATTACCCAGCGCTATGGCAGGGATACCGTAGTCGGGTTCTTCCCGGCAGATCACTGGATTGAGGATGAATCGGCATTTCAGGCAACCCTGCAGGCCGCCGCGGAACTGGCCGCTAAGGAAGCGGCGATCGTCACTCTGGGAATTGCACCCACTTTCCCATCAACAGGATATGGCTACATTAAGCAGGGAGAGCAGGCTGGCTCCTTCGGGGTCAACTCAGGTTCCGGTCAGGGATTTCCAGCTTACCGGGTTGATCGCTTTACCGAAAAACCCGATCGCTCCACCGCTGAACAGTTCCTGGAAACCCGGCAGTTTAGCTGGAACAGTGGTATGTTTATTTTCCGGGCGGGAGTTGCCCTGGATGAGCTGAACATTTACGCCCCCGAAATTCTGGGTCCTCTAGAAGAAAAAGGGGTGGCAGCTTACCCGGAAATTCCCAAGAAAAGTATTGACTATGCCCTGATGGAAAAAACCGGGCAGGCTTATGTATTGCCCGTTTCCTTTGGCTGGGATGATCTGGGCGACTGGAACGCGATTGAACGGCTGCTGAAGAGCGATAATCCCAATGTCGAACTGGCGCGGCATATTGGGCTGGATACCCAGGGAGCACTGTTCTATGCCACCAACCAGGATGATTTGATTGTCACCATTGGCCTGGAAGATACTGTCATCGTGCGGGATGGCAACGTTACTCTGATTGTGAAAAAAGACCGTACCCAGGAAATCAAACACGTTCTCAAAGAGATTCAGGCAGATCCCCAGTTCAAAGATTTGCTGTGA